A single region of the Leptothrix cholodnii SP-6 genome encodes:
- a CDS encoding DUF481 domain-containing protein, producing MSHPIRTACSLTLWAACASLALPTLAATEPLANPGQTPAELEVVDLSQPAPAGSVLPAIGVEAPVISVDLGGTFSLSRGAYTTRRFAGDGEVEYRYTRSEVISEFHFDREYVQEAGTSSSVSSDEYDANIKWKTWLTDNPYYVFWSPRARFNRFGFFRSSQALRVGLGRRFQPGSDLALTLEVGPGIRSARPQTGPSVIEGMYTVTGKIDLSLSDTLTFKFNLSDERSTRENYRTVTAGLRNKITERIWFKYEMAYRKAFPFDSAPSNAESSFDAGLSYRY from the coding sequence ATGTCCCATCCCATCCGAACGGCCTGCTCACTGACCCTGTGGGCCGCCTGCGCCAGCCTCGCGCTGCCAACGCTCGCCGCCACCGAGCCCCTCGCCAACCCTGGCCAGACACCCGCCGAACTCGAGGTCGTCGACCTGTCGCAGCCCGCGCCGGCCGGCAGCGTGCTGCCGGCGATCGGGGTCGAAGCACCCGTGATCAGCGTCGACCTGGGCGGCACCTTCTCGCTCAGCCGCGGCGCCTACACGACGCGGCGCTTTGCCGGCGACGGCGAGGTCGAATACCGCTACACGCGCAGCGAGGTCATCAGCGAGTTCCACTTCGACCGCGAGTACGTGCAGGAGGCCGGCACCTCGTCGAGCGTCAGCAGCGACGAGTACGACGCCAACATCAAGTGGAAGACCTGGCTCACCGACAACCCGTATTACGTCTTCTGGTCGCCGCGTGCGCGCTTCAACCGCTTCGGCTTCTTCCGCTCGTCGCAGGCGCTGCGCGTCGGCCTGGGGCGGCGCTTCCAGCCCGGCTCCGACCTGGCGCTGACGCTCGAAGTCGGCCCCGGCATCCGTTCGGCCCGGCCCCAGACCGGCCCCAGCGTGATCGAGGGCATGTACACGGTGACGGGCAAGATCGACCTGTCGCTCAGCGACACGCTGACGTTCAAGTTCAACCTCTCCGACGAGCGCTCCACGCGCGAGAACTACCGCACCGTCACCGCAGGCCTGCGCAACAAGATCACCGAGCGGATCTGGTTCAAGTACGAGATGGCCTACCGCAAGGCCTTCCCGTTCGACTCGGCGCCGAGCAACGCCGAGTCGAGCTTCGACGCCGGGCTGAGCTACCGCTACTGA
- a CDS encoding ABC transporter permease, with amino-acid sequence MSVVPLPRWVDVGLLPLLNVGVAMLAAGVLVAALGHSPWAALKLLADGAFGSPLAWGYTLYYSTNFIFTGLAVAVAAQAGHFNIGGEGQATLGGVGVALLLLALDPYLSTWLLLPLVVVAGAAAGAAWAAVPAWLQARRGSHIVITTIMFNFLASTLIVWLLVNVIKAPGTPSVETRLFAPAGQLPSAQQLATLMGFAMPDTPLNLSLLFALLAALGVWLLLWHTRLGYALRALGDAPDAAHYAGFKPQRLTVIALMLSGALAGGVGVNEVSGVHHRLLLDFVAGAGFTGIAVALMGRNHPGGIVLAALLFGALAQGGSELAFEIPAFTRDMVTAVQGLVVLFCGALALMLRPLLQRIWGWLGPRHG; translated from the coding sequence ATGAGCGTCGTGCCTTTGCCGCGCTGGGTCGACGTCGGCCTGCTGCCGCTGCTCAACGTGGGCGTGGCGATGCTGGCGGCCGGCGTGCTGGTGGCCGCGCTCGGCCACAGCCCTTGGGCGGCCCTGAAGCTGCTGGCCGACGGCGCCTTCGGCAGCCCGCTGGCCTGGGGCTACACGCTCTACTACAGCACCAACTTCATCTTCACCGGCCTGGCGGTGGCGGTGGCGGCGCAGGCCGGCCACTTCAACATCGGCGGCGAGGGCCAGGCCACGCTCGGCGGCGTGGGCGTGGCGCTGCTGCTGCTGGCGCTCGATCCGTACCTGAGCACCTGGCTGCTGCTGCCGCTGGTGGTGGTCGCCGGCGCCGCGGCCGGTGCGGCCTGGGCGGCGGTGCCGGCGTGGCTGCAGGCGCGCCGGGGCAGCCACATCGTCATCACGACCATCATGTTCAACTTCCTGGCCAGCACGCTGATCGTCTGGCTGCTGGTCAACGTGATCAAGGCGCCGGGCACGCCGTCGGTCGAGACGCGCCTGTTCGCGCCCGCCGGCCAGCTGCCGAGCGCGCAGCAGCTCGCCACGCTGATGGGCTTTGCGATGCCCGACACGCCGCTCAACCTGAGCCTGCTGTTCGCGCTGCTCGCGGCATTGGGCGTGTGGCTGCTGCTGTGGCACACCCGGCTCGGCTACGCGCTGCGCGCGCTCGGCGATGCGCCCGACGCCGCGCACTACGCCGGCTTCAAGCCGCAGCGCCTGACCGTGATCGCGCTGATGCTGTCGGGCGCGCTGGCCGGCGGCGTGGGCGTCAACGAGGTCAGCGGCGTGCACCACCGGCTGCTGCTCGACTTCGTGGCCGGCGCCGGTTTCACCGGCATCGCGGTGGCGCTGATGGGCCGCAACCACCCGGGCGGCATCGTGCTGGCGGCGCTGCTGTTCGGCGCGCTGGCGCAGGGCGGCTCGGAGCTGGCGTTCGAGATCCCCGCCTTCACGCGCGACATGGTCACCGCCGTGCAGGGCCTGGTGGTGCTGTTCTGCGGCGCGCTGGCGCTGATGCTGCGCCCGCTGCTGCAGCGTATCTGGGGCTGGCTGGGGCCTCGCCATGGATGA
- a CDS encoding patatin-like phospholipase family protein — protein MNRPKSAPSRKPKAPPRRAAPAVSEVAVPPVAAQPPAERIEPVEIAEPRGPATIDLALQGGGSHGAFTWGVLDALLEDGRLGFDGVSGTSAGAMNAAVLACGFARGGRDGARAALRAFWNDIGSAPGCLGAAPSSAPFASPFAQAPQIAWPAWLFNTDIWPMYGVLDAMWRSLSPYQFNPLNLNPLRRILDKHVDPALLRDGPLKLFVTATAVSTGQPKVFSGAELSIDALLASACLPQMVQAIEIDGESYWDGGFAGNPAIWPLIYGTGSLDVLLVQINPLVRPGVPTRAVDIADRVNEITFNASLVAEMRAIAFVQKLVRQHKVSSDEYKLLRLHRVADEDGLAPYDASSKLNTDPRLLQALFDLGRAAAGRWLAEHAGDVGVRGTTAIEPVFLAPRPAPAGT, from the coding sequence ATGAACAGGCCGAAATCCGCACCGTCCCGCAAACCGAAGGCGCCGCCGCGCCGTGCCGCTCCCGCGGTTTCCGAGGTCGCCGTCCCGCCGGTTGCCGCGCAGCCACCGGCCGAGCGCATCGAGCCGGTCGAGATCGCCGAGCCGCGCGGGCCGGCCACGATCGACCTGGCGCTGCAGGGCGGCGGCTCGCACGGCGCCTTCACCTGGGGCGTGCTCGATGCGCTGCTCGAGGACGGCCGGCTCGGGTTCGACGGGGTGTCGGGCACCAGCGCCGGGGCCATGAACGCCGCCGTGCTGGCCTGCGGTTTTGCACGCGGCGGCCGAGACGGCGCGCGTGCGGCCTTGCGGGCGTTCTGGAACGACATCGGCTCGGCGCCGGGTTGCCTGGGTGCCGCGCCGTCGTCGGCGCCGTTCGCCTCGCCGTTTGCGCAGGCGCCCCAGATCGCCTGGCCGGCCTGGCTGTTCAACACCGACATCTGGCCGATGTACGGCGTGCTCGACGCCATGTGGCGCAGCCTGAGCCCCTACCAGTTCAACCCGCTGAACCTCAACCCGCTGCGCCGCATCCTCGACAAGCACGTCGATCCGGCCTTGCTGCGCGACGGGCCGCTGAAGCTGTTCGTCACCGCCACGGCGGTCAGCACCGGCCAGCCCAAGGTGTTCAGCGGCGCCGAGCTGTCGATCGACGCGCTGCTGGCCTCGGCCTGCCTGCCGCAGATGGTCCAGGCGATCGAGATCGACGGCGAGTCCTACTGGGACGGCGGTTTTGCCGGCAACCCGGCGATCTGGCCGCTGATCTACGGCACCGGCTCGCTCGACGTGCTGCTGGTGCAGATCAACCCGCTGGTGCGCCCGGGCGTGCCGACCCGCGCCGTCGACATCGCCGACCGCGTCAACGAGATCACCTTCAACGCCAGCCTGGTGGCCGAGATGCGCGCGATCGCCTTCGTGCAGAAGCTGGTGCGCCAGCACAAGGTGTCGTCCGACGAGTACAAGCTGCTGCGCCTGCACCGCGTTGCCGACGAGGACGGCCTGGCGCCTTACGACGCCTCCAGCAAGCTCAACACCGACCCGCGCCTGCTGCAGGCGCTGTTCGACCTGGGCCGCGCCGCCGCCGGCCGCTGGCTGGCCGAGCATGCGGGCGACGTGGGCGTGCGTGGCACGACGGCGATCGAGCCGGTCTTCCTGGCGCCGCGCCCGGCGCCGGCCGGCACGTGA
- a CDS encoding acetate/propionate family kinase — MSDAAALNTVLVVNSGSSSLKFALYPRSTGDEPPQALARGQVDGLQPGGTLQLRLPGQAAQALAPAGADGNRHGAALAALQAHVDRAAPWARVQAVAHRIVHGGPHYRAPVALDDAVLALLATLEPMAPLHQPYNLAGVRALRAAYPNCLQVACFDTSFHSTLPRLEQRYALPTALHEQGLRRYGFHGLSYQSVMGALKRRSDKALGRVLMAHLGSGASACAAQGGLSIATSMGFSALDGLVMGSRCGQLDPGIVLHLWRQGWTVAEVEKLLYRESGLVGVSGLSADLRELRAAARAGHTQAQTAIDLFDYRLRREAGSLGAVLGGLDLLAFTGGIGEHDHATRAELVHGLAYLGVRLDAAANRAATGEAIAPIHAADSSAEVWVVPTDEGRVAADAAWHLLDSLPVGRTALL, encoded by the coding sequence GTGAGCGACGCCGCCGCCCTCAACACGGTGCTGGTCGTCAACAGCGGCTCGTCCTCGCTCAAGTTCGCGCTCTACCCGCGCAGCACCGGTGACGAGCCGCCGCAGGCGCTGGCGCGTGGCCAGGTCGACGGGCTGCAGCCCGGCGGCACCTTGCAACTGCGACTGCCCGGCCAGGCCGCGCAGGCCCTGGCCCCGGCCGGTGCCGACGGCAACCGCCACGGCGCCGCGCTCGCGGCCCTGCAGGCGCATGTCGACCGCGCCGCGCCGTGGGCACGGGTGCAGGCGGTGGCGCACCGGATCGTGCACGGTGGCCCGCATTACCGCGCGCCGGTGGCACTCGACGATGCGGTGCTGGCGCTGCTGGCCACGCTCGAACCGATGGCGCCGCTGCACCAGCCCTACAACCTGGCGGGCGTGCGGGCGCTGCGCGCGGCGTATCCGAACTGCCTGCAGGTGGCGTGTTTCGACACCAGTTTCCACAGCACGCTGCCGCGCCTCGAACAGCGTTACGCGCTGCCGACCGCGCTGCACGAGCAGGGCCTGCGCCGCTACGGCTTCCACGGCCTGTCGTACCAGAGCGTGATGGGCGCGCTCAAGCGCCGCAGCGACAAGGCGCTCGGCCGCGTCCTGATGGCGCACCTGGGCAGCGGCGCCAGCGCCTGCGCGGCCCAGGGCGGCCTGAGCATCGCCACCTCGATGGGGTTCTCCGCACTCGACGGCCTGGTGATGGGCAGCCGCTGCGGCCAGCTCGACCCCGGCATCGTGCTGCACCTGTGGCGCCAGGGCTGGACCGTGGCCGAGGTCGAGAAGCTGCTGTACCGCGAAAGCGGCCTGGTCGGTGTCTCCGGCCTGAGTGCCGACCTGCGCGAGCTGCGCGCCGCCGCACGCGCCGGCCACACACAGGCGCAGACCGCCATCGACCTATTCGACTACCGCCTGCGCCGCGAGGCCGGCAGCCTGGGCGCGGTGCTGGGCGGGCTGGACCTGCTGGCCTTCACCGGCGGCATCGGCGAACACGATCACGCCACCCGCGCCGAGCTGGTGCACGGCCTCGCCTACCTGGGCGTGCGCCTGGATGCGGCCGCCAACCGGGCCGCAACCGGCGAGGCCATCGCGCCGATCCACGCCGCCGACAGCAGCGCCGAGGTCTGGGTCGTGCCGACCGACGAAGGCCGCGTCGCCGCCGACGCCGCCTGGCATCTGCTCGACAGCCTGCCGGTGGGCCGCACCGCGCTGCTGTAG
- a CDS encoding ABC transporter permease, whose amino-acid sequence MDDIVLILASVLGATLRISVPLILCAMAGVLSERAGVIDIGLEGKLLASAFAAAAAGALGAPAWAALAVAMAVSVSLALVHGLACITFKGDQIVSGVALNIIALGLTAVLGLHWFQRGGRTPDVPPEGRFTTLFPDAARAAQELPFIGPFIAEGLLNHNLLTWFAFGSVPLVWWGLYRTRFGLRLRAVGENPAMVDAAGISVVWLRYRAVMLAGLLCGIGGTFLTLAQNASFTPGMSAGRGFMALAAMVFGHWHPVRAFWACLLFGLLDATAIRLQGIELPGIGAVPVELIQALPYLLTVVLLAGFFGRAESPAALGRAFSKER is encoded by the coding sequence ATGGATGACATTGTCCTGATCCTCGCCTCGGTGCTGGGCGCCACCTTGCGCATCAGCGTGCCGCTGATCCTGTGCGCGATGGCCGGGGTGCTGAGCGAACGTGCCGGCGTGATCGACATCGGCCTCGAAGGCAAGCTGCTCGCCAGCGCCTTTGCCGCCGCGGCCGCGGGAGCGCTGGGCGCGCCGGCCTGGGCTGCGCTGGCGGTGGCGATGGCGGTTAGCGTCTCGCTGGCGCTGGTGCACGGGCTGGCTTGCATCACCTTCAAGGGCGACCAGATCGTCTCCGGCGTGGCGCTCAACATCATCGCGCTCGGGTTGACGGCGGTGCTGGGCCTGCACTGGTTCCAGCGCGGCGGCCGCACGCCCGACGTGCCGCCCGAAGGCCGCTTCACGACGCTGTTCCCCGATGCCGCACGGGCCGCGCAGGAGCTGCCGTTCATCGGCCCCTTCATCGCCGAGGGCCTGCTCAATCACAACCTGCTGACGTGGTTCGCCTTCGGTTCGGTGCCGCTGGTCTGGTGGGGCCTGTACCGCACCCGCTTCGGCCTGCGCCTGCGCGCGGTGGGTGAAAACCCGGCGATGGTCGACGCCGCCGGCATCTCGGTGGTGTGGCTGCGTTACCGCGCGGTGATGCTGGCGGGCCTGCTGTGCGGCATCGGCGGCACCTTTCTGACGCTGGCGCAGAACGCCAGCTTCACGCCCGGCATGAGCGCTGGGCGCGGTTTCATGGCGCTGGCGGCGATGGTGTTCGGCCACTGGCATCCGGTGCGCGCGTTCTGGGCCTGCCTGCTGTTCGGGCTGCTCGACGCCACGGCGATCCGCCTGCAGGGCATCGAGCTGCCGGGCATCGGTGCGGTGCCGGTCGAGCTGATCCAGGCGCTGCCGTATCTGCTGACGGTGGTGCTGCTGGCGGGTTTCTTCGGCCGCGCCGAGTCGCCGGCTGCGCTCGGACGGGCTTTCAGCAAGGAGCGCTGA
- a CDS encoding Ig-like domain-containing protein — protein sequence MNIAPAAAPDATTHPTHPTHPTHPTHTSRRPASFWRHTAGIACLGLAGALAGCGGGIYIGIDGSDDDPPQVSLSVSPSAQFERGTIDLFANASDDYAVRRVDFYRFDSLSPGGRPEWIGSDSAFPYELRTTQPDTPDGGVSYSARAIDDVGQVTDSAWVVVDVLP from the coding sequence ATGAACATCGCCCCCGCCGCCGCGCCCGACGCCACGACACACCCGACACACCCGACACACCCGACACACCCGACACACACGAGCCGCCGGCCGGCCTCGTTCTGGCGCCACACCGCAGGCATCGCCTGCCTGGGCCTGGCCGGCGCGCTGGCGGGCTGCGGCGGCGGCATCTACATCGGCATCGACGGCAGCGACGACGATCCGCCGCAGGTCAGCCTGTCGGTCAGCCCGAGCGCGCAGTTCGAGCGCGGCACGATCGACTTGTTCGCCAACGCGAGCGACGACTACGCCGTGCGCCGGGTCGACTTCTACCGCTTCGACAGCCTCAGCCCGGGCGGCCGGCCTGAATGGATCGGCAGCGACTCCGCCTTTCCGTACGAGTTGCGTACGACCCAGCCCGACACCCCTGACGGCGGCGTGAGCTATTCGGCGCGCGCCATCGATGATGTGGGACAAGTCACGGACAGCGCCTGGGTGGTGGTGGATGTCCTGCCCTGA
- a CDS encoding BMP family lipoprotein: MKLLPTRRVVLAVAATLGAVTGLPAVALAQTAQPAVVYDAGGKFDKSFNEAAYVGIERYKKETGGAYLDFEIQNDTQREQAFRRMAQKGANPIIGVGFTQASAIEKVAKEFPQLKFAIVDMVVNLPNVQSVVFKEQEGSFLAGMAAVLVSKSGKVGFVGGMDVPLIRRFQCGYEQGAKYANPKAELLSNMTGTTPAAWSDPTRGGELARNQFSRGVDVIFAAAGGTGVGVYQAAKDAGKLAIGVDSNQNHLHPGTMLTSMTKGVDVAVYNIARSVKDGTFKPGIQALGLKENGVGLAMDVHNAKLVSADVRKKLDAAQADIIGGKIKVADYMADNACKY, encoded by the coding sequence ATGAAACTGTTGCCCACCCGTCGTGTCGTCCTGGCCGTTGCGGCCACCCTCGGTGCCGTGACCGGTCTGCCCGCCGTTGCGCTGGCCCAGACCGCGCAGCCCGCGGTGGTCTACGACGCCGGCGGCAAGTTCGACAAGTCCTTCAACGAAGCCGCCTACGTGGGCATCGAGCGCTACAAGAAGGAAACCGGCGGCGCCTACCTCGACTTCGAGATCCAGAACGACACCCAGCGCGAGCAGGCCTTCCGCCGCATGGCGCAGAAGGGCGCCAATCCGATCATCGGCGTCGGCTTCACGCAGGCCTCGGCGATCGAGAAGGTGGCGAAAGAGTTCCCGCAGCTCAAGTTCGCGATCGTCGACATGGTGGTCAACCTGCCCAACGTGCAGTCGGTCGTGTTCAAGGAGCAGGAGGGTTCGTTCCTGGCCGGCATGGCGGCGGTGCTGGTCAGCAAGAGCGGCAAGGTCGGCTTTGTCGGCGGCATGGACGTGCCGCTGATCCGGCGCTTCCAGTGCGGCTACGAGCAGGGCGCCAAGTACGCCAACCCGAAGGCCGAGTTGCTGTCCAACATGACCGGCACCACGCCCGCGGCCTGGAGCGACCCGACCCGCGGCGGCGAGCTGGCGCGCAACCAGTTCTCGCGCGGTGTCGACGTGATCTTCGCCGCTGCCGGCGGCACCGGCGTGGGCGTCTACCAGGCCGCCAAGGACGCCGGCAAGCTGGCGATCGGCGTCGACAGCAACCAGAACCACCTGCATCCCGGCACCATGCTGACCAGCATGACCAAGGGCGTCGACGTGGCGGTCTACAACATTGCCAGGTCGGTGAAGGACGGCACGTTCAAGCCCGGCATCCAGGCGCTCGGCCTGAAGGAAAACGGCGTGGGCCTGGCGATGGACGTGCACAACGCCAAGCTGGTCAGCGCCGACGTCAGGAAGAAGCTCGACGCCGCGCAGGCCGACATCATCGGCGGCAAGATCAAGGTGGCCGACTACATGGCCGACAACGCCTGCAAGTACTGA
- a CDS encoding ABC transporter ATP-binding protein — MSAPAVRLIGIHKRFGAVLANRDVTFDVAGGSIHGLIGENGAGKSTLMGVLYGLHPPDAGRIEIDGRALALGSAHDAIAAGIGMVHQHFMLVERFTVLENIVLGAEGGWQLDLSLARARRAVLRLAQEFGLVVDPDARVRDLPVGVLQRVEILKALYRGARVLILDEPTGVLTPQETEQLMRMLRALKARGTTVLLITHKLKEVLAITDRVTVMRAGQVIATRETAACSEAELAELMVGRQVRLGEAHRPVERGEPVLDVASLGWRDALGVARLDGIDLRLHAREIVGIAGVSGNGQSELLGLLGGLLPLQQGRLQITGARELEPVHRFDAHHPADPHTLRALGVAHVPEDRHRLGLVLRFAAWESAALGYQDDPQIALGPRWSGFMDHRLMRSRCRQMMEAFDVRPRDVELASAKFSGGNQQKLIIAREFERAPRVLLIGQPTRGVDIGAIETIHRAILALRDAGCAVLLVSTELDEILALADRIVVMCQGRITGEFERADADEARIGICMGQSETSAFDSTVSAGDDVSAPDLPPVEGHAEDRR, encoded by the coding sequence TTGTCAGCGCCCGCTGTCCGCCTGATCGGCATCCACAAGCGCTTCGGCGCGGTGTTGGCCAACCGCGACGTCACCTTCGACGTGGCGGGCGGCAGCATCCACGGGCTGATCGGCGAAAACGGCGCCGGCAAGTCGACGCTGATGGGGGTGCTGTACGGCCTGCACCCGCCCGACGCCGGCCGCATCGAGATCGACGGCCGCGCACTCGCGCTGGGCAGCGCGCACGACGCCATCGCCGCGGGCATCGGCATGGTGCATCAGCACTTCATGCTGGTGGAGCGTTTCACGGTGCTCGAGAACATCGTGCTCGGCGCCGAGGGCGGCTGGCAACTCGACCTGAGCCTGGCCCGCGCGCGCCGCGCGGTGCTGCGGCTGGCGCAGGAATTCGGCCTCGTGGTCGACCCCGATGCGCGCGTGCGCGACCTGCCGGTGGGCGTGCTGCAGCGGGTCGAGATCCTGAAGGCGCTGTACCGCGGCGCGCGTGTGCTGATCCTCGACGAGCCGACCGGCGTGCTGACGCCGCAGGAAACCGAGCAGCTGATGCGCATGCTGCGCGCGCTGAAGGCACGTGGCACCACGGTGCTGCTGATCACGCACAAGCTGAAAGAGGTGCTGGCGATCACCGACCGCGTCACGGTGATGCGCGCCGGCCAGGTCATCGCCACCCGCGAGACCGCCGCCTGCAGCGAGGCCGAGCTGGCCGAGCTGATGGTCGGCCGCCAGGTGCGGCTGGGCGAGGCGCACCGGCCGGTCGAACGCGGCGAGCCGGTGCTCGACGTCGCCTCGCTCGGCTGGCGCGACGCGCTGGGTGTGGCGCGGCTCGACGGCATCGACCTGCGCCTGCATGCGCGCGAGATCGTCGGCATCGCCGGTGTCTCGGGCAACGGCCAGAGCGAGCTGCTCGGTCTGCTCGGTGGCCTGCTGCCGCTGCAGCAGGGCCGCCTGCAGATCACCGGGGCGCGTGAACTGGAGCCGGTGCATCGCTTCGACGCCCATCACCCGGCCGACCCGCACACCTTGCGTGCGCTGGGCGTGGCGCATGTGCCCGAGGATCGCCACCGGCTCGGCCTGGTGCTGCGTTTCGCGGCCTGGGAATCGGCCGCGCTGGGTTATCAGGACGACCCGCAGATTGCGCTCGGCCCGCGCTGGAGCGGCTTCATGGACCACCGCCTGATGCGCAGCCGCTGCCGCCAGATGATGGAGGCCTTCGACGTGCGCCCGCGCGATGTCGAGCTGGCGAGCGCCAAGTTTTCGGGCGGCAACCAGCAGAAGCTGATCATCGCGCGCGAGTTCGAACGCGCGCCACGCGTGCTGCTGATCGGCCAGCCCACCCGCGGCGTCGACATCGGCGCCATCGAGACCATCCACCGCGCCATCCTGGCGCTGCGCGACGCCGGCTGCGCGGTGCTGCTGGTGTCGACCGAACTCGACGAGATCCTGGCGCTGGCCGACCGCATCGTCGTGATGTGCCAGGGCCGCATCACCGGCGAGTTCGAGCGTGCCGACGCCGACGAGGCGCGCATCGGCATCTGCATGGGGCAGAGCGAGACCTCGGCCTTCGACTCCACGGTGAGCGCGGGCGACGACGTGTCGGCGCCCGATCTGCCGCCGGTCGAAGGCCATGCGGAGGATCGGCGATGA